One genomic segment of bacterium includes these proteins:
- a CDS encoding AAA family ATPase: MLKIQVMAALLREVEIIGFKSFAERVRFEFAPGITAVVGPNGCGKSNIVEAIRWVLGEQVAGWLRSKTMTDVIFNGTPNRHGLGMAEVTLRLNNPKPQNEAGPVGLKSQSAIGHLPSTLGHSPSEISHLPSDIGHPGYPRSGCAIRNPQSEIYHQSSAIGNPSSDIGHSPSAIGHSPSAIGHLPSAIGNPQSAIPGTHGVGAPSEIENLVEIKRRLFRSGEGEYFLNNRPCRLKDIQEIILDTGLSETGYFLIEQGRVDSILRSKPVERRHIFEEAAGVKVYQNKKIEAGARLALAEQNLLRLNDILSEIERQEKSLARQVKRAERYKSLKSKIRELEIKLNTARYHYLKRKEAELVHKIDHLKGKVAEIEKDTTGLEAALAEESDRREKSKSLLFKFRESITEDKEKRHQLEKFILGSKERLSSWQEKAKETQARIEYLQRSVKKNEEQAFNQKREGERLKEELQKNQLNLAEIEEALSQAEEGIAGESRQLEEAKSVLIDYLNETAGIKHELVNLSKEEKRKKGEAEVVLQRRIKEGNRHQELTQKIVGLKERVQIKEDKIKQSRGRIADLKKEREGVSEELCKLEREVNSLKVQLEAGYAKIKTFRELEKSLVGYSEGTKAVLKADFPGVRGLMADFISVPAEYETALEAVLDRALEAVVVETTEQAANILNYLEEKGRVTLFVLDKIPLEGGFRMAHPLPGYPRWGNDEGIIGWLRGLVKVDSEYQGLMDFLLADVLLIQNTMPVAEVFRKIGDFTPPTTDLLPSTVCSFDEPPFLIPGTHQVGAQSALGRLVTLDGTVITPWGMIQGGKGKSKETGLLARRRIINELEVAIDKIKGHLHIGEQERKEVAAALDELDKELRITQAGLKAAEMEKVALDKDVEASENLLTACISHLDQLVIEQRELTHEVEVLISQREGLTRQCEAREQEGKKQEAIIRERQQELDRRQKELKEKRESLNQAKISLAVLTQQSQEVEKSISRLNNEKEQLEGSLRELSGREMNLKEAQEREEVSLLRRQEELMALVEEISGKEAAIDQQEQAKKVLDQRCRQIENELNLLRKKGLSIKDALHSLDLERAKVEVEASSINGQLINELGANPVADGVTTSWVPGMAELNTDQSELCHLPSEEIEELKTKLAGLGEVNLAAPGEYEELIKRRDFLLNQKDDLVKAQADLRELISRIDRTSKEQFLTTFLAIRNNFSEIFKRLFDGGDAKILLTDDEEPLEAGVEFFVQPKGKKLSHISLLSGGERSLTSIAFLFALFMIKPSPFCLLDEIDAALDEANISRFIRLLREFAKKTQFIVVTHNRLTMEAANCLYGITMEEPGVSKLVSVQLERAVI; the protein is encoded by the coding sequence ATGCTAAAAATACAAGTTATGGCTGCATTATTAAGAGAAGTAGAGATTATAGGTTTTAAATCCTTCGCTGAAAGGGTAAGGTTTGAATTCGCTCCTGGAATAACGGCGGTGGTGGGGCCTAATGGCTGTGGGAAGAGTAATATTGTGGAGGCGATAAGGTGGGTTCTTGGCGAGCAGGTGGCTGGTTGGCTCAGAAGTAAGACAATGACTGATGTCATCTTCAATGGGACCCCTAATCGTCATGGCCTTGGAATGGCCGAGGTTACCCTACGGCTTAATAACCCGAAACCACAAAATGAAGCCGGTCCAGTGGGGCTGAAAAGCCAATCCGCCATCGGCCATCTGCCATCCACCCTCGGCCATTCACCATCTGAAATCAGCCATCTACCGTCCGACATCGGCCATCCCGGGTACCCACGAAGTGGGTGCGCAATCCGCAATCCGCAATCCGAAATCTACCATCAGTCATCCGCCATTGGCAATCCGTCATCCGACATTGGCCATTCGCCATCCGCCATCGGCCATTCACCATCCGCCATCGGCCATTTGCCATCCGCCATCGGCAATCCGCAATCTGCCATCCCGGGTACCCACGGAGTGGGTGCGCCATCCGAAATCGAAAATCTGGTGGAGATAAAAAGACGACTCTTCAGGTCAGGAGAAGGGGAATACTTCCTCAATAATCGGCCCTGCCGATTGAAAGATATTCAAGAGATCATCCTCGATACCGGGCTTTCGGAAACAGGGTATTTTTTGATAGAGCAGGGGAGGGTGGATTCCATCCTGAGAAGTAAGCCTGTGGAGAGACGCCATATCTTTGAAGAGGCCGCCGGAGTCAAGGTTTACCAGAATAAAAAAATAGAGGCAGGGGCCAGATTGGCCCTGGCTGAACAGAATCTATTGAGATTAAATGACATCCTTTCGGAAATAGAGCGGCAGGAAAAGTCGCTGGCCAGACAGGTCAAGCGCGCTGAGCGGTATAAAAGCCTGAAATCAAAAATAAGAGAGTTAGAAATTAAGCTAAATACGGCCAGGTATCATTATCTAAAAAGGAAAGAAGCTGAGCTTGTCCATAAGATTGACCACTTAAAGGGTAAGGTCGCCGAGATAGAGAAAGACACCACCGGCTTGGAAGCTGCTTTAGCCGAGGAAAGTGACCGGAGAGAAAAGAGCAAGTCGCTGTTGTTCAAATTCAGGGAATCAATAACTGAAGATAAAGAGAAGCGTCATCAACTGGAGAAGTTTATCCTTGGGTCTAAAGAGAGGCTTTCTTCGTGGCAAGAAAAGGCTAAGGAGACCCAGGCTCGAATAGAATACCTGCAGAGATCTGTCAAGAAAAATGAGGAGCAAGCGTTTAATCAGAAAAGGGAAGGGGAGAGGCTTAAGGAAGAGCTCCAGAAAAACCAGTTAAATCTGGCTGAAATCGAGGAAGCGTTAAGCCAGGCGGAAGAGGGGATAGCCGGGGAGTCAAGGCAGTTAGAGGAGGCCAAGTCTGTCCTGATTGATTATCTTAATGAGACGGCAGGCATCAAGCACGAGCTGGTTAATCTGTCTAAAGAGGAAAAGAGAAAGAAAGGGGAAGCAGAGGTTGTTTTACAACGCCGGATTAAAGAGGGAAACAGGCATCAGGAATTAACTCAAAAGATAGTGGGTCTTAAAGAAAGGGTGCAAATCAAGGAGGACAAGATTAAGCAGAGCAGGGGAAGGATCGCTGATCTTAAAAAGGAAAGGGAGGGTGTTTCTGAAGAGTTATGTAAACTTGAGCGGGAGGTGAATTCACTTAAAGTGCAGCTTGAAGCCGGCTATGCTAAGATTAAGACTTTTAGGGAATTAGAGAAGTCATTAGTCGGTTATTCCGAGGGGACAAAAGCGGTGCTTAAGGCTGATTTTCCTGGTGTGCGTGGACTTATGGCGGATTTTATTTCTGTGCCGGCCGAATATGAAACAGCCCTGGAAGCAGTTCTGGATAGAGCCCTGGAGGCGGTAGTGGTGGAAACCACGGAACAGGCAGCCAATATCTTGAATTATCTGGAAGAGAAAGGGCGGGTGACTTTATTCGTCTTAGACAAGATCCCGTTGGAAGGCGGATTTCGGATGGCGCACCCACTTCCTGGGTACCCGCGATGGGGGAATGATGAGGGGATAATAGGGTGGTTGCGGGGCCTGGTTAAAGTAGATTCGGAGTATCAAGGGCTGATGGATTTTTTATTGGCCGATGTGCTTTTGATTCAGAATACTATGCCCGTAGCAGAGGTGTTTCGTAAAATCGGCGATTTCACACCACCAACGACAGATCTCTTGCCCTCTACGGTCTGTTCCTTTGACGAGCCACCATTCCTCATCCCGGGTACCCACCAAGTGGGTGCGCAATCCGCCCTCGGTAGATTGGTTACCCTTGACGGCACGGTCATTACTCCCTGGGGAATGATCCAGGGGGGGAAAGGTAAGAGTAAGGAGACCGGATTACTGGCTCGAAGACGGATAATCAATGAGCTGGAAGTAGCTATTGATAAGATAAAAGGTCATCTCCATATTGGTGAGCAAGAAAGAAAAGAGGTGGCGGCGGCGCTTGATGAACTGGATAAAGAACTCCGGATAACTCAGGCCGGGCTAAAGGCGGCTGAGATGGAAAAGGTGGCCTTAGATAAAGATGTCGAGGCCTCAGAGAACCTATTGACTGCTTGTATCTCTCACCTGGATCAACTGGTCATTGAGCAAAGAGAATTAACCCATGAGGTGGAGGTTTTGATCAGCCAAAGAGAGGGTTTGACTCGGCAATGTGAAGCCAGAGAACAGGAGGGTAAAAAACAAGAGGCCATAATAAGGGAGCGTCAGCAAGAATTAGATCGCCGGCAAAAAGAGCTTAAGGAAAAAAGGGAATCCCTGAATCAAGCTAAGATCAGTCTGGCTGTCCTGACTCAACAAAGCCAAGAGGTCGAGAAGTCAATAAGCCGCTTAAACAATGAGAAGGAACAATTGGAAGGGTCGCTCCGGGAACTGTCAGGCCGGGAAATGAACTTAAAGGAAGCCCAAGAAAGAGAAGAGGTATCCTTATTAAGGCGGCAGGAAGAGTTAATGGCTTTAGTGGAAGAAATATCTGGGAAAGAAGCCGCCATTGATCAACAAGAACAGGCAAAGAAGGTCCTGGATCAGCGCTGCCGGCAAATAGAAAACGAGCTAAATCTTCTCCGGAAAAAAGGCCTTTCGATCAAAGATGCACTGCACTCGTTGGACTTAGAGAGGGCTAAAGTAGAGGTTGAAGCCAGCAGCATTAATGGCCAGTTAATAAATGAGTTAGGAGCTAATCCAGTGGCGGATGGCGTCACCACTTCGTGGGTACCCGGGATGGCGGAGTTAAACACTGACCAATCCGAACTCTGCCATCTGCCATCGGAAGAGATTGAAGAACTGAAGACTAAATTAGCCGGCTTGGGTGAAGTGAATTTAGCTGCTCCGGGAGAGTATGAAGAGTTAATCAAAAGGAGGGATTTTCTACTTAACCAGAAGGATGATTTAGTCAAGGCCCAGGCTGATCTAAGAGAACTTATTTCCAGGATTGATCGAACTTCCAAAGAACAATTTTTAACCACCTTCTTAGCCATCAGGAACAACTTTTCCGAGATATTTAAGAGGCTCTTTGATGGCGGTGATGCCAAGATACTCCTGACCGATGATGAAGAACCTTTAGAGGCAGGAGTTGAGTTCTTTGTCCAGCCGAAAGGCAAGAAGCTTTCCCACATCTCTCTTCTTTCTGGTGGAGAGAGGTCTCTAACCTCTATTGCCTTTCTTTTCGCCCTCTTTATGATCAAGCCCAGTCCTTTCTGTTTATTAGATGAAATAGATGCCGCCCTGGATGAGGCCAATATATCCCGCTTTATTCGGCTCTTGCGAGAGTTTGCCAAAAAGACCCAGTTTATCGTAGTGACTCATAACCGATTGACCATGGAAGCAGCCAACTGCCTTTACGGGATTACCATGGAAGAGCCGGGGGTGTCCAAATTGGTCTCGGTTCAGTTGGAGAGAGCGGTCATTTGA